In Silene latifolia isolate original U9 population chromosome 3, ASM4854445v1, whole genome shotgun sequence, a single window of DNA contains:
- the LOC141648911 gene encoding uncharacterized protein LOC141648911 translates to MKTKFAAGFQNGRWRLDDKGYSISRGYEWSRNRGPICLWHKTVWSAWAIPKQSVVAWLCMHKALNVRAKLKRIGYTDDDGCVLCGNDAETHDHLFFSCEYSNKVLAATERWANCKILRINPIHGRVPGTQLQELYHGLLICSCYYMIWMQRNKCRMELHIKRPELIAKEIFASVNMRLKDKARILSIENDS, encoded by the coding sequence ATGAAAACTAAGTTTGCTGCGGGTTTTCAGAATGGGAGATGGAGACTGGATGATAAGGGGTACAGCATTAGTAGAGGGTATGAATGGAGCAGAAATAGAGGACCTATATGTCTTTGGCATAAAACTGTATGGAGTGCTTGGGCTATCCCCAAACAGTCTGTTGTTGCCTGGTTATGCATGCATAAGGCTCTGAATGTGCGAGCTAAACTGAAGAGGATAGGCTACACAGACGATGATGGCTGTGTGCTGTGTGGTAATGATGCTGAAACTCATGACCACCTGTTCTTTTCCTGCGAGTACAGCAATAAGGTCCTAGCAGCAACTGAACGGTGGGCAAACTGCAAAATCTTAAGGATTAATCCAATTCATGGGAGGGTACCAGGTACTCAGCTGCAGGAACTGTACCATGGGCTGCTTATTTGTAGCTGCTACTACATGATCTGGATGCAACGAAACAAATGCAGGATGGAGCTGCACATTAAACGACCTGAACTGATTGCCAAAGAGATCTTTGCAAGCGTTAACATGAGGTTAAAAGACAAGGCTAGGATTCTAAGTATTGAGAATGATAGTTAG